One part of the Mariniflexile litorale genome encodes these proteins:
- a CDS encoding exo-alpha-sialidase: MNLTKLKKSVFQYFFIISFSFNMYSQKASLTTTNKIIPISSSNFTAGTNMEAKGDSINKLQFVIDLTKSIPFSQSAIKQNTEVASLGPNTDIPYFTVRFALPMPPAYNEVEVGALVGIDSMVFHHNHSPGFEILPNGDALAIYFTTPMGKSENDITTAFAQARLRYGSEDWDMPELFFKTKDTNDQSGLLWNDNGKLWFFGGGREISDFVPFRMATSTDNGASWIYSVPQINEPATRYTAQPITNAFRGPDQSIYFSMDGVDAESFLWRSTDNGIHWQDMGGRTGGRHSTILPLDDLGNLLSIGGKNSDVDGWSPTNVSTDWGATWSESKPSPFPPLGTAQRPSMIRLASGNLLLVSDSYMHKKKIAPPKGWNYGNNCFVAISKDNGANWHIKTIPVQIPQHHRTDHPSLGYVTARQAPNGVIHLLTTVSLPGLHYEFNEAWVWSDDGDISPETTGGTIKKFSETYPNGQVRSTWSARICTHGRYLLHGTQIDYYENGTIQHKAIYENGRKSDEESFWTPDRKLVWKWQRDLKTNQGIWTHYWSNGKKKIESRWNLKPEARDLKRHFYGYVAHGPSHHWSEKGKLIETYQFVNGLILGKD, translated from the coding sequence ATGAATTTAACTAAACTTAAAAAATCTGTTTTTCAGTATTTCTTTATAATAAGCTTTTCTTTTAACATGTATTCCCAAAAAGCATCGCTTACTACTACAAATAAAATTATTCCTATCTCTTCATCAAATTTCACTGCGGGCACAAACATGGAGGCTAAAGGCGATTCTATTAATAAGCTTCAATTTGTAATTGATTTAACAAAATCTATTCCTTTCAGTCAATCTGCAATTAAGCAAAATACCGAAGTAGCGTCTTTAGGTCCAAACACAGATATTCCTTATTTTACTGTACGTTTTGCTTTACCTATGCCACCAGCCTATAATGAGGTAGAAGTTGGTGCACTTGTGGGTATAGATTCCATGGTCTTTCATCACAATCATTCACCTGGATTTGAAATTTTACCCAATGGAGATGCTCTAGCTATCTATTTTACCACCCCAATGGGCAAATCTGAAAATGACATTACAACTGCTTTTGCTCAAGCACGTTTGCGTTACGGTTCTGAAGATTGGGACATGCCTGAATTGTTTTTTAAAACAAAGGATACTAATGATCAGTCTGGTTTACTTTGGAACGATAATGGAAAACTTTGGTTCTTCGGTGGTGGACGTGAAATATCAGATTTTGTACCATTTCGTATGGCTACATCTACTGACAATGGTGCTAGCTGGATCTATTCTGTTCCTCAAATTAATGAACCTGCTACTAGATATACCGCCCAACCCATTACCAATGCGTTTCGTGGACCCGATCAATCCATTTATTTTTCAATGGATGGTGTAGATGCCGAAAGTTTCTTATGGCGTAGTACAGACAACGGTATCCATTGGCAAGATATGGGTGGACGAACTGGAGGAAGACATTCTACAATTTTACCTCTTGATGATTTAGGTAATCTTCTTTCTATAGGCGGTAAGAATTCAGATGTAGATGGTTGGTCCCCCACAAATGTTTCAACAGATTGGGGAGCTACTTGGAGTGAAAGCAAACCTTCTCCTTTTCCTCCTTTAGGTACTGCTCAGCGTCCATCCATGATTCGACTCGCTTCAGGCAATTTGCTTTTGGTGAGTGATTCCTATATGCATAAAAAGAAAATTGCACCCCCTAAAGGATGGAATTATGGTAATAATTGCTTTGTAGCAATTTCAAAAGATAACGGAGCTAATTGGCATATTAAAACAATTCCCGTTCAGATTCCGCAACATCACCGTACGGATCATCCTTCACTGGGTTATGTTACAGCTCGTCAAGCTCCCAATGGTGTCATTCATTTATTAACCACCGTTTCTCTACCAGGTCTACATTATGAATTCAACGAAGCATGGGTTTGGTCTGATGATGGTGATATTTCACCTGAAACAACCGGTGGAACTATCAAAAAATTCTCTGAAACCTATCCAAATGGACAAGTCCGATCAACATGGAGCGCAAGAATTTGTACTCATGGGAGATATTTACTTCATGGAACCCAAATAGATTACTATGAAAATGGTACAATACAACATAAGGCAATATATGAAAATGGGCGTAAATCTGATGAAGAGTCATTTTGGACCCCAGATAGAAAACTGGTTTGGAAATGGCAGCGTGACTTAAAAACAAACCAAGGTATTTGGACACATTATTGGTCTAATGGCAAAAAGAAAATTGAATCTCGATGGAACTTAAAACCTGAAGCTCGTGATTTAAAACGCCATTTTTATGGATATGTAGCTCATGGACCCTCGCATCATTGGAGTGAAAAAGGAAAGTTAATTGAAACCTACCAATTTGTTAATGGCTTGATATTGGGTAAAGATTAG
- a CDS encoding OmpA family protein — translation MKVKNYLLVCIVFMLSVSMFSQQGKQKRADTLFNKFSFVKAAEVYRELIANNYNKDYATRQLADCYAFLRDPNNASRYYKNVVKQDNVPVEYYYKYAQSLRGMKKYDESQEWLQRYKDSGGVVNVNDFSKDINFITSVFGAKQQYFLDKVRFNSKFSDFGAFEHAGKVYFASSRDEGVAVKRLYGWNEQPFLDVYVTEVGTKKNVDHTAKVKGDVNSIYHDGPVTITKDGRTMYFSRNNYKDQIEVKDKKGLTNMKLYRATLRDSIWTDIEDLSINGDEFSTQHAALNSDDTKLYFTSDRPGGYGGSDIWVVNIYPDGTLRELQNAGKVVNTESAEGFPFINNEGTLFFSSDGHTGLGMLDIFGTIQGENNEIVDVINLGLPINSNKDDFSFTMNPNGVTGYFASNRPGGRGDDDIYAFHRVPTLQVEGVVTDAVNTKPVPNSIITLFDDKGNQIAYMETDENGFYQINIDRDKDYKIVASQKKYIDDYRTFTSKNIQTELVSIQANLLLNPLPDVVKLAELNTIYFDYDKHNIREDAALELDKIVNLMTNDYPEMVIRIESHTDSRGALSYNDKLSIDRANSTYEYLISKGINPSRITEHKGYGERRLTNGCQDGENCEEVDHQLNRRTQFIVVKME, via the coding sequence ATGAAAGTTAAAAATTACTTATTAGTCTGTATCGTATTCATGCTAAGTGTTTCTATGTTTTCACAACAAGGAAAGCAAAAGCGAGCAGACACCCTATTTAATAAATTCTCTTTTGTTAAAGCAGCCGAAGTTTATAGAGAGCTTATTGCTAATAATTACAATAAAGATTATGCAACCAGACAACTGGCCGATTGTTATGCCTTTTTAAGAGATCCAAACAATGCTTCTAGATATTATAAAAACGTTGTTAAACAAGACAATGTGCCTGTAGAATATTATTATAAATATGCACAGTCTCTTAGAGGTATGAAAAAATACGACGAATCTCAAGAGTGGTTACAACGTTATAAAGACTCGGGAGGAGTTGTTAATGTGAACGATTTTTCTAAAGACATCAATTTTATCACAAGTGTTTTTGGTGCAAAACAGCAATACTTTTTAGATAAAGTTCGATTCAATTCTAAGTTTAGCGATTTCGGGGCTTTTGAACATGCTGGTAAAGTTTACTTTGCATCGTCAAGAGATGAAGGTGTTGCCGTAAAACGTTTATACGGCTGGAATGAACAACCCTTTTTAGATGTGTATGTAACCGAAGTTGGCACAAAGAAGAATGTAGATCATACGGCAAAAGTAAAAGGCGATGTAAATTCTATTTATCATGATGGCCCTGTAACCATTACAAAAGATGGGCGCACTATGTATTTCTCAAGAAATAACTACAAAGACCAAATTGAAGTAAAAGATAAAAAAGGACTTACCAACATGAAACTCTATCGAGCTACTTTAAGAGATAGCATATGGACCGATATTGAAGACCTATCTATAAATGGCGATGAATTTTCAACACAACATGCGGCTTTAAATAGCGATGACACCAAATTATATTTTACATCCGACAGACCTGGTGGTTATGGTGGTTCAGATATTTGGGTGGTTAATATTTATCCAGATGGTACCCTTAGAGAACTTCAAAATGCTGGAAAAGTAGTAAATACCGAAAGCGCAGAAGGTTTTCCTTTTATTAATAATGAAGGAACCCTCTTCTTTTCTTCCGATGGACACACGGGGTTAGGCATGTTAGACATTTTTGGAACCATACAAGGTGAAAATAATGAAATTGTTGATGTTATAAACTTAGGCCTTCCCATAAACTCCAATAAAGATGATTTTTCGTTTACCATGAACCCCAATGGCGTTACCGGTTATTTTGCTTCTAACAGACCTGGAGGCCGTGGTGATGATGATATTTATGCATTTCACAGAGTGCCAACATTACAAGTTGAAGGGGTTGTAACCGATGCTGTTAACACAAAACCTGTTCCTAATTCCATAATTACATTGTTTGATGACAAAGGCAATCAAATTGCCTATATGGAAACTGATGAAAATGGTTTTTATCAAATAAATATCGACAGAGATAAAGATTATAAAATTGTTGCAAGTCAGAAAAAATACATCGATGATTACAGAACATTTACATCTAAAAACATTCAAACAGAACTTGTAAGCATCCAAGCCAATTTGTTATTAAATCCGTTGCCTGATGTTGTAAAACTTGCTGAATTAAATACTATTTACTTCGATTATGACAAGCACAACATTAGAGAAGATGCTGCTTTAGAATTAGATAAGATTGTAAATTTAATGACAAACGATTATCCGGAAATGGTTATCCGCATTGAATCTCATACCGATTCTAGAGGTGCTCTTTCTTATAACGATAAATTATCTATAGACAGAGCCAATTCAACCTATGAGTATTTAATTTCCAAAGGCATCAACCCTTCTAGAATTACAGAACATAAAGGTTATGGTGAACGTAGATTAACAAATGGTTGTCAAGATGGTGAAAACTGTGAAGAAGTGGATCACCAATTAAACAGACGTACACAATTTATAGTTGTCAAGATGGAATAA
- a CDS encoding type IX secretion system membrane protein PorP/SprF codes for MKFIKHTIIAIALFSCTVGVAQQLPQFTQYMYNTISINPAYAGSREALSIVGLHRSQWVGFKGGPITQTLSVHTPLRNDRIGVGLSFIEDDLGPENFTYLYGDFSYAIPTGRTGKLAFGIKGGFTQYSLDPDFRETESFDPSIYGIEDRWTPNIGLGVYWSTNRVYFGLSTPRVLNTDKNTEEGFEALDRLSYYFTGGVVVDLSKNIKLKPAFLVKATNGAPVSYDLTANFLFNEKFWLGGSYRINEQTAAIGGIVDFQISRQLRVGYAYEKPISEISSYTTGSHEILLMYEFKFLSSKLKSPRYF; via the coding sequence ATGAAATTTATTAAACATACCATAATCGCTATTGCATTGTTTAGTTGTACGGTTGGAGTTGCACAACAATTACCGCAATTCACACAGTATATGTACAATACAATCTCTATAAACCCTGCATATGCAGGAAGTAGAGAAGCTTTAAGTATTGTTGGATTACACCGAAGCCAATGGGTTGGTTTTAAAGGTGGCCCAATAACACAAACATTGTCTGTACACACACCTTTAAGAAACGATAGAATCGGTGTCGGATTATCTTTTATTGAAGATGATTTAGGTCCTGAGAATTTCACATATTTATATGGTGATTTTTCATATGCTATTCCAACAGGAAGAACAGGAAAACTTGCTTTTGGTATTAAGGGCGGTTTTACTCAGTACAGCTTAGACCCCGATTTTCGCGAAACGGAAAGTTTTGACCCTTCAATTTATGGTATAGAAGATCGTTGGACACCTAATATTGGACTTGGTGTCTATTGGAGTACGAACAGAGTTTACTTTGGATTATCAACTCCAAGAGTTTTAAATACCGATAAAAATACCGAAGAAGGCTTTGAAGCTTTAGATAGATTAAGTTACTATTTTACAGGTGGTGTGGTGGTTGATTTAAGTAAAAACATCAAATTAAAACCAGCATTTTTAGTAAAAGCTACTAATGGAGCGCCTGTTTCTTACGATTTAACCGCCAATTTCTTATTCAACGAAAAGTTTTGGTTAGGGGGCTCGTATAGAATAAACGAACAAACAGCAGCCATTGGCGGTATTGTCGATTTTCAAATATCTAGACAACTGCGTGTTGGATATGCTTATGAAAAACCAATTTCAGAGATTTCAAGTTACACGACGGGTTCACATGAAATATTACTTATGTACGAATTCAAATTCTTAAGTTCTAAATTAAAATCACCAAGATATTTCTAA
- a CDS encoding OmpA family protein: MRLKNYILTSVVLVSSITTFSQSGLQKKADNLFNKFSFVDATAVYKELISKNDNADYATRQLADCYAYMRNPDSAVVYYKKAVQQPNIPTQYYYKYAQALRGINDYEESRVWLKHFKEAGGDINETKFLNDANFINSIFNAKPQYKVKDLNFNSKYSDFGAYEKDENIYFVSSRDEGGVSKHDYGWNEEPFLDIYIKAASSNDSIVNNKFKLRGNVNTVYHEGPLTISKDGKTMYFSRNDFSKQVLGRTDEGFTNLKIYKATLDDGKWTNIAEVPFNSSIYSIAHPALNSDGTKLYFTSDMPGGLGGTDIYYVDINNNEYGTPQNLGAPVNTNKNDCFPFINNEGNLFLASDGHPGLGLLDIFGTVSNENNQIISVINLGVPVNSSKDDFSFFMNENDLSGYFASNREGGVGSDDIYAFDRVPQLKIEGTVTDAETNTPITNATVTLLDGNSNPIATLQTEKNGHYTINIDRDADYYVNIKNNDYLDNTTAITSKGIDRNMTSLNANIALSPSKNKITPTTELQSIYFDFNKYDIRQDSTIELDRIVNLMMITYPNMVIKIASHTDARGTSKYNNVLSEERANATYNYLINKGINPSRIIEHKGYGEQRLTNQCNGTVRCTEAQHQLNRRTQFIVVEIN, encoded by the coding sequence ATGAGATTAAAAAACTACATATTAACTAGTGTTGTCTTGGTATCAAGTATTACTACTTTTTCCCAATCTGGTTTACAAAAGAAAGCTGATAACTTATTCAACAAATTCTCTTTTGTAGATGCGACTGCAGTATATAAAGAACTGATCTCTAAAAATGATAATGCCGATTATGCTACCAGACAATTAGCGGATTGTTATGCATACATGCGCAATCCAGACAGTGCGGTGGTTTATTATAAAAAAGCCGTACAACAACCAAACATACCAACTCAATACTATTACAAATATGCGCAGGCCTTACGTGGGATTAATGATTATGAAGAATCTCGTGTGTGGTTAAAACACTTTAAAGAAGCGGGGGGTGATATTAATGAGACAAAATTTTTAAATGATGCCAATTTTATAAACTCCATTTTCAACGCCAAACCACAGTACAAAGTTAAAGATCTTAATTTCAACTCTAAGTATAGTGATTTTGGTGCTTACGAAAAAGATGAAAATATCTATTTTGTTTCTTCAAGAGACGAAGGAGGGGTATCAAAACATGATTACGGTTGGAATGAAGAACCTTTTTTAGACATTTACATAAAAGCGGCATCTAGCAATGATAGTATTGTAAATAATAAATTTAAATTAAGAGGGAACGTTAATACCGTGTATCATGAAGGACCTTTAACCATCTCAAAGGATGGAAAAACCATGTATTTTTCAAGAAACGATTTTAGCAAACAAGTTTTAGGAAGAACAGATGAAGGTTTTACAAATCTTAAAATCTACAAAGCAACATTAGATGATGGTAAATGGACCAACATAGCAGAGGTGCCTTTTAATAGCAGTATCTATTCTATTGCACATCCTGCTTTAAATAGTGATGGAACAAAACTTTACTTTACTTCCGATATGCCTGGGGGTTTAGGAGGCACCGATATTTATTATGTAGATATAAACAATAACGAATATGGCACACCTCAAAACTTAGGAGCCCCTGTTAACACTAATAAAAATGACTGTTTTCCTTTTATAAACAATGAAGGAAACCTTTTCTTGGCCTCCGATGGACACCCAGGATTGGGCTTGCTTGATATTTTCGGAACAGTTTCAAATGAAAATAACCAAATTATTAGTGTTATCAATCTTGGTGTTCCTGTAAATTCAAGCAAAGACGATTTTTCTTTTTTTATGAATGAAAATGATTTGTCTGGATACTTTGCTTCAAACAGAGAGGGCGGTGTTGGTAGTGATGATATTTATGCATTTGATAGAGTCCCTCAATTAAAAATTGAAGGTACTGTAACCGATGCTGAAACTAATACTCCTATAACGAATGCCACAGTAACGTTACTAGATGGAAATAGCAACCCTATTGCCACTCTACAAACAGAAAAAAATGGACATTACACCATCAATATTGATAGAGACGCCGATTACTATGTAAATATTAAAAACAACGATTATTTAGACAACACTACAGCTATAACATCAAAAGGTATAGATAGAAATATGACAAGTCTGAATGCAAATATAGCATTAAGTCCAAGTAAAAATAAAATAACACCTACTACAGAGCTTCAATCTATTTATTTTGATTTTAATAAATATGATATAAGACAGGATAGTACAATTGAATTAGACAGAATTGTAAACTTAATGATGATTACTTACCCAAATATGGTTATTAAAATAGCATCGCACACCGATGCTAGAGGTACCTCTAAATACAACAATGTACTCTCGGAAGAAAGAGCTAATGCTACTTACAACTATTTAATAAATAAAGGTATAAACCCTAGTAGAATTATAGAACACAAAGGTTATGGTGAACAAAGATTAACCAACCAATGCAACGGTACAGTACGTTGCACAGAAGCACAACACCAATTAAACAGACGCACCCAATTTATAGTTGTAGAAATAAACTAA